The following proteins are co-located in the Legionella busanensis genome:
- a CDS encoding class I SAM-dependent methyltransferase has protein sequence MSKYNTTLEHNYFSSQSKILSKISPNSMVLEFGSAHGVMTKYMREQLNCKVFAVELDAQAANDAKQYCERILVSNIEDYQWKIEFDNLKFDYIIFADVLEHLYNPWRALAEVRSFLKDEGRILLSIPNIANNVVIMNLINDKFEYQSTGLLDDTHIRFFTKNSIDKMIKAAGYKAVDIDAIFLAPPDTEFHRSYLEFNQGVVNTLIRKPNGHVYQYIYEIVDANSSLSEYQIDKLKEPLRMEIFYDTGKDFNQEESLPILSYGKHTVTLPKVEIKRLRIDPSSHPGCLKKPIVKVADANGIIYECAFTLIGFNYLSEQQAICFGTDPQIIVDLPITNPVKLIFDLDYKVICFSKDIFSAHETLNNLSNVQGFQVEDINTLQTELANRKQELERIKTELEHAKKELQLIKAEIPNDAI, from the coding sequence ATGAGCAAATATAATACCACTTTAGAACATAATTACTTTAGTAGTCAATCTAAGATTTTGAGTAAAATCAGTCCAAACAGTATGGTATTGGAATTTGGTTCAGCGCATGGCGTTATGACTAAATACATGAGAGAACAATTAAATTGTAAAGTTTTTGCAGTTGAATTAGATGCACAGGCAGCAAACGATGCAAAACAATATTGTGAACGAATTTTAGTTAGCAATATTGAAGACTATCAATGGAAAATTGAATTTGATAATTTAAAATTTGATTATATTATTTTTGCTGATGTTTTAGAGCATCTTTATAATCCTTGGCGAGCGCTTGCTGAAGTTAGATCCTTTCTAAAAGATGAAGGTCGCATTTTGCTCTCAATTCCAAATATTGCCAATAACGTGGTAATAATGAATTTAATCAATGACAAATTTGAATATCAGTCAACAGGATTATTAGATGACACGCATATTAGATTTTTCACTAAAAATTCCATCGATAAGATGATTAAGGCAGCTGGATATAAGGCCGTAGATATCGATGCAATATTTTTAGCGCCGCCAGACACTGAATTTCATCGCTCTTACTTAGAATTTAATCAAGGTGTTGTAAATACTTTAATTAGAAAGCCAAATGGTCATGTTTACCAATATATCTATGAAATAGTAGATGCAAACTCCTCTTTAAGCGAATATCAAATAGATAAACTTAAAGAACCTTTAAGAATGGAGATATTTTATGATACAGGTAAAGATTTTAATCAAGAGGAAAGTTTACCTATCTTAAGTTATGGTAAACACACGGTGACGTTACCTAAGGTTGAAATAAAACGTCTACGTATTGATCCTTCTTCACATCCTGGATGCTTAAAAAAACCAATAGTCAAAGTTGCTGATGCTAATGGTATTATTTATGAGTGTGCATTTACCTTAATAGGGTTTAATTATTTATCAGAGCAACAAGCAATTTGTTTTGGTACGGATCCACAAATTATTGTTGATTTACCGATTACCAATCCTGTTAAATTAATTTTTGATCTTGATTACAAAGTAATTTGTTTTTCCAAGGACATTTTTAGCGCGCATGAAACATTAAATAACTTAAGTAATGTTCAGGGTTTTCAAGTAGAAGATATAAATACTCTTCAAACAGAGTTGGCTAATAGAAAACAGGAATTAGAGCGTATTAAAACTGAATTAGAGCACGCCAAAAAAGAACTTCAATTAATAAAAGCAGAAATACCAAATGATGCTATCTAA
- a CDS encoding coiled-coil domain-containing protein produces MLSVIKNITKVKSIRPVDSVFPEPMSNPYIKSTRFDSKGFSFVPKQNFTTNNKQNDNRSLLPNVKQWQKVTQKYQQEFSAFFKLELKQEKQEKQEKLHQITPKRKVPPTPGLFKKQSKKTWGVKKTDKKNQGMTPNEAANKILDLSLAQTRKYLGSCAKFVEYPIKIYVRARLEQIFTFLAENGRVNEYIVNNFSYYALQLFCLLSLIYLWEKERDQKDKINNLENEIEELQERYGEDVLAHQGIREKIIKKSEKLLNYQQEAKKYETILAKVKEAQTISQKEQSSLTYIKENVSAWMTTPDERQDKQVINYLTQQNDEAAQLTLRALDKAGRVRSLVIKSEDKLEDLDKKINKAEKEVANLITSATRYAEHIKCIGTKHDEKLTKLKNTIGFSFFSQYKETIDNQHLSHEEPFSSIRIRTDN; encoded by the coding sequence ATGTTGTCTGTAATAAAAAATATAACTAAAGTAAAATCAATCAGGCCCGTAGACAGTGTTTTTCCAGAGCCAATGTCAAATCCTTATATTAAATCAACAAGATTTGACTCTAAGGGCTTTAGTTTTGTGCCTAAGCAAAATTTTACAACCAATAATAAGCAGAATGATAACCGCTCGCTGCTTCCTAATGTAAAGCAATGGCAAAAGGTAACACAAAAGTATCAACAAGAGTTTTCTGCCTTTTTTAAATTAGAATTAAAGCAAGAGAAGCAGGAAAAACAAGAAAAATTGCATCAAATCACTCCAAAGCGTAAAGTACCCCCCACTCCTGGCTTGTTTAAAAAGCAAAGTAAGAAAACTTGGGGCGTGAAAAAAACTGATAAAAAAAATCAGGGTATGACGCCTAATGAAGCGGCGAATAAAATTTTAGATTTATCTTTAGCTCAAACAAGAAAATATTTAGGTAGTTGTGCTAAATTTGTTGAATATCCAATTAAAATTTATGTGCGTGCACGATTGGAGCAAATCTTTACCTTTCTCGCCGAAAATGGTCGGGTTAATGAATATATAGTTAATAATTTTTCGTATTACGCACTGCAATTATTTTGTTTATTATCTCTCATCTACCTGTGGGAGAAAGAGCGCGATCAAAAAGATAAAATAAACAATCTTGAAAACGAAATTGAAGAATTACAAGAACGGTATGGTGAAGATGTACTAGCACATCAAGGTATTCGCGAAAAAATTATAAAAAAGAGTGAAAAACTTTTAAATTATCAGCAAGAAGCAAAAAAATATGAAACGATACTTGCAAAAGTTAAAGAAGCACAAACGATATCACAAAAAGAACAATCAAGTTTAACTTATATTAAAGAAAATGTAAGTGCCTGGATGACAACGCCTGATGAGCGGCAAGACAAGCAAGTTATTAATTATTTAACTCAACAAAATGATGAGGCGGCACAACTAACTTTAAGAGCACTGGATAAGGCAGGTAGAGTTAGATCTTTAGTGATTAAATCTGAAGATAAATTAGAGGATTTAGATAAAAAAATAAATAAGGCAGAAAAAGAAGTAGCAAACCTTATAACTTCTGCTACTAGGTATGCTGAACACATAAAATGTATCGGAACAAAACATGATGAAAAATTGACAAAGCTTAAAAATACTATAGGCTTCTCATTTTTTAGCCAATATAAAGAGACAATAGATAATCAACATTTATCCCATGAAGAGCCTTTCTCTTCAATCAGAATTAGAACTGATAATTAA
- a CDS encoding Fic family protein encodes MKIREKFNSSFIVDFTGFMNEISKGVNAHPRKIDIYLQKLSGDFLKNLDFFITVSLDQLIDEKIISDANKGYWEDAFTKNSNILLKLILRAKDEPLSERYVKLLEQWVHTRQNINSIRSDVKCYRLFFECESNKGKEGIERLKRGEEVEPGNLIALANAFAYAISEKNLGQPLNLKIILEIHKRASTNVRGLKEEVVPGHLRLDDTGFGITLEQSQGLYEILTSKSYSIAYKIEGSRLKTLLKGESLITKLNELIREYNRDLERLRSNIQKLQRIVDFIQELIRVHPFGDGNGRSLGKILLNRELIKHGLVPAQLTENIFGTGDKCTIIKILINGMGRFLQKPTVDELLIFEKEIVQNMRRIIELEGRIEQNFSYANENESENINYEVREKLTVSLSAMLKEVQLEERPTKELHEKSIAELDESKLLYS; translated from the coding sequence ATGAAAATAAGAGAGAAATTTAATAGTAGTTTTATAGTTGACTTTACGGGTTTCATGAATGAAATTAGTAAAGGTGTCAATGCTCATCCCAGGAAAATAGACATATACTTACAAAAGTTATCAGGTGATTTTTTAAAAAACCTAGATTTCTTTATAACTGTTTCGCTTGACCAATTAATTGATGAAAAAATTATAAGTGATGCCAATAAAGGTTATTGGGAAGATGCATTTACCAAAAATTCGAATATTTTACTTAAACTTATATTGCGAGCAAAAGATGAACCTCTTAGTGAAAGATATGTAAAATTACTCGAGCAGTGGGTTCACACCCGTCAAAATATTAATAGTATAAGAAGCGATGTAAAGTGTTATCGTCTATTTTTTGAGTGTGAATCTAATAAAGGAAAAGAAGGCATAGAGCGATTAAAGCGGGGGGAGGAAGTAGAGCCTGGTAACCTTATTGCCTTAGCTAACGCTTTTGCCTATGCTATTTCTGAAAAAAATCTAGGACAACCGCTCAATTTAAAGATAATTTTAGAAATTCATAAACGTGCTTCAACCAATGTTAGGGGTTTAAAAGAAGAAGTTGTCCCCGGACATTTACGCCTCGACGATACAGGATTTGGCATTACCCTTGAACAAAGCCAAGGTTTGTATGAAATTTTAACCAGTAAGTCTTATAGTATTGCTTACAAAATTGAAGGAAGTCGATTAAAGACCTTGTTAAAAGGTGAATCATTAATCACAAAATTAAATGAACTTATTAGAGAATATAATAGAGATCTCGAAAGGTTAAGAAGTAATATACAAAAATTGCAACGAATTGTTGATTTTATTCAAGAATTGATAAGAGTACACCCTTTTGGTGATGGCAACGGGCGATCTTTAGGAAAAATACTTTTAAATCGTGAACTTATTAAACATGGGTTAGTCCCTGCCCAACTTACTGAAAATATTTTTGGAACAGGCGATAAATGCACGATTATTAAAATATTAATTAATGGAATGGGCCGATTTTTACAAAAACCTACAGTAGACGAACTGCTTATATTTGAGAAAGAAATAGTTCAGAACATGAGAAGAATTATTGAGCTAGAAGGAAGAATTGAGCAGAATTTCAGTTATGCTAATGAGAACGAGTCGGAAAATATTAATTATGAGGTGCGGGAAAAACTAACTGTATCCTTGTCTGCGATGTTAAAGGAAGTCCAACTTGAAGAAAGACCGACTAAAGAACTCCATGAAAAATCAATTGCCGAATTGGATGAAAGTAAATTGTTATATTCATAG
- a CDS encoding MFS transporter — protein MADKKKFMLLVMVALMYTTVCMETDIYVPAFPDMKLFFHSTAAAIQKVLSINFIGIFIGSLLFGPLSDVFGRKSMLQLGLGLFNLTSWGCLWTNHFDIFLLCRFGQGVGAAAPMVITFAMLLESYPPQKVAQLCGGLNLFIAGVMAAAPVLGSFLNIYFGWQSTFLLIALLTTFSLIGTIFFIYETLPTNERSTLSIPTILKNYCTVLSSFPYMGAAFVCYILFGTLVLFTANLSLIFIDYLGISKSSYGFYQAMAPGAFALFSFLSIGIIAKYGMNKTKFMGLITSILGAILLLLTSSTTSNPFLICVAMVILSAGITLAAPIYGIQSANVYPEMRGIATGMSNALRYVVIASMVALGMNAFNGSVGPLALLIGGAIIIACMLAVGLARRESKLVLDIREM, from the coding sequence ATGGCTGATAAAAAAAAATTCATGTTACTGGTCATGGTTGCTCTTATGTATACAACGGTATGCATGGAAACCGACATTTATGTCCCTGCTTTTCCAGATATGAAACTCTTTTTTCATAGTACTGCAGCTGCAATTCAAAAAGTATTAAGTATCAATTTTATTGGTATTTTTATTGGTAGCTTATTATTTGGACCTCTTTCCGATGTGTTTGGTCGAAAAAGTATGCTACAACTTGGGCTTGGACTATTTAACCTGACTAGCTGGGGCTGCCTTTGGACAAATCATTTTGATATTTTTCTTCTTTGCCGCTTTGGACAAGGAGTTGGTGCCGCAGCGCCAATGGTCATTACCTTTGCTATGCTACTGGAATCATACCCGCCTCAAAAAGTTGCTCAATTGTGTGGGGGACTTAATCTTTTTATTGCTGGTGTCATGGCAGCAGCGCCAGTTTTGGGTTCTTTTTTGAATATCTATTTCGGTTGGCAATCCACTTTTTTATTGATTGCTCTTCTTACCACTTTTTCTTTGATTGGCACTATCTTTTTCATCTACGAAACACTTCCCACAAATGAACGTAGCACCTTATCCATTCCGACTATTCTTAAGAATTACTGTACTGTGCTAAGCAGTTTCCCTTATATGGGTGCAGCATTCGTTTGTTATATCCTTTTTGGTACGCTCGTTTTGTTTACAGCAAACCTTTCTCTCATTTTTATCGATTATTTAGGAATTTCTAAATCTAGTTATGGCTTTTATCAAGCCATGGCGCCAGGCGCATTTGCCCTATTTTCATTCTTAAGTATTGGTATTATTGCCAAATATGGTATGAATAAAACAAAATTTATGGGTTTAATCACAAGCATTTTAGGAGCAATATTATTACTGCTCACCAGCAGTACAACATCTAATCCCTTTTTAATTTGTGTCGCAATGGTTATTTTAAGCGCTGGTATTACTTTAGCAGCACCCATTTACGGCATACAATCTGCGAATGTGTATCCAGAAATGCGTGGCATTGCAACAGGTATGAGTAATGCATTACGTTACGTCGTAATCGCTAGTATGGTTGCTCTTGGTATGAATGCCTTCAATGGCTCAGTAGGGCCCTTGGCATTATTAATTGGTGGAGCAATTATCATTGCCTGTATGCTGGCTGTAGGTTTAGCACGGAGAGAGTCTAAGCTTGTCTTGGATATACGTGAAATGTAA
- a CDS encoding FAD-dependent monooxygenase yields MKIVVGGGPAGIYAAIKLRKKGIRDVVICDPRAGNYTRPGHLNASVFETAKEGLKKDFWPDNTVGHIRDLEKILYKEAQSLGIPIEKKRFLRMHKDPKKPGVVVQNERGDEEIIEADYVFDCTGAKREVIKAVNEETSDSPFQLVSIIEPPVTNHLLAYVKVSASDWARFQMNRDRVYDTPDTIEPLTFARSMIELRKLGWKEFKIPQCYGRQFGKQKTCIYFHAPDGLAKEDYDKWVQAVLDCYAKPIQYEQIIASRQKPYFLTFPMQAQALKDVSYKGENLPTVIALGDAQIDFDYVLAHGIKDGLERINILFKHMEIVNHEIYYFDSKEYLQSVQKALTDHKRQMIRSANQLKESFIDVLDIAERKLTEAQQLTQDIPEKLAISEMLKEIQARQHYEKGRKLFAVYHSQSNHVLLEKYSLETLIANLNQIHSHLIEAHNNLPTSFSKERQIIEGLLAHLAISFKEVGNSYFKKKNLSQANDAYRKALEILDLDYLSSANNTKKIPIYSNLIITNLQNKQYKEAIRLANEALQVLRKESIEESSLNTLHEKIAFNLIKACCLQAQDLLPISQVEAKNFYLEAKMVLEREYQFLSSTVLKSADELINSLEKQLLIQGSATPSTSNGILMNFSMFNTDSQDTEKKEYQLGYQVG; encoded by the coding sequence ATGAAGATAGTCGTTGGTGGGGGGCCTGCTGGTATATATGCTGCAATTAAATTACGAAAAAAGGGAATACGAGATGTTGTTATTTGTGATCCGCGTGCCGGAAACTATACACGCCCCGGTCATTTAAATGCGAGTGTTTTTGAAACCGCAAAAGAAGGGTTAAAAAAGGATTTTTGGCCAGATAATACGGTTGGACATATTAGAGATTTAGAAAAAATCTTATACAAAGAGGCACAAAGCTTAGGTATCCCTATTGAAAAAAAACGCTTTTTACGCATGCATAAAGATCCTAAAAAACCGGGTGTGGTTGTGCAAAATGAGCGCGGTGATGAGGAAATAATTGAAGCAGATTATGTTTTTGACTGTACAGGGGCAAAACGTGAAGTTATAAAGGCAGTCAATGAAGAAACGTCTGACTCCCCTTTTCAGTTAGTTTCTATTATAGAGCCGCCAGTAACAAATCATTTACTTGCCTATGTCAAAGTTAGTGCAAGTGATTGGGCACGTTTCCAAATGAATAGAGACCGTGTTTATGATACGCCAGACACTATTGAACCATTAACTTTTGCTCGATCTATGATTGAATTGCGCAAGTTAGGCTGGAAAGAGTTTAAAATACCTCAATGCTATGGTAGACAATTTGGCAAGCAAAAGACTTGCATCTATTTTCATGCGCCAGATGGTTTAGCAAAGGAAGATTATGATAAATGGGTTCAAGCTGTTTTAGACTGTTATGCTAAGCCCATTCAATATGAACAAATAATTGCATCGAGGCAAAAACCTTATTTTTTAACATTCCCTATGCAGGCACAAGCCTTAAAAGATGTTTCTTATAAAGGTGAGAATTTACCCACAGTGATCGCTTTAGGAGATGCTCAAATTGATTTCGATTATGTTCTCGCTCACGGTATTAAAGATGGCTTGGAGCGAATTAATATATTATTTAAACATATGGAAATAGTAAATCATGAGATTTATTATTTTGATTCAAAAGAATATTTACAAAGCGTTCAAAAAGCCTTAACTGATCATAAAAGGCAGATGATACGTTCTGCTAATCAGTTAAAGGAATCATTTATTGATGTGCTTGATATAGCAGAAAGAAAGCTCACTGAAGCGCAACAGTTAACGCAAGATATACCTGAGAAGCTAGCTATCAGTGAAATGCTAAAAGAAATTCAAGCAAGGCAACATTATGAAAAAGGGCGTAAATTATTTGCTGTTTATCATAGTCAATCGAACCATGTTCTGCTTGAAAAGTATTCTCTTGAAACACTAATCGCAAATTTGAATCAGATTCATAGCCATTTAATTGAAGCACATAATAATTTACCCACCTCTTTTAGTAAGGAGCGTCAAATCATTGAAGGATTATTAGCTCACCTTGCAATTAGTTTTAAAGAGGTTGGTAATTCTTACTTTAAGAAAAAGAATCTATCTCAAGCAAATGATGCTTATCGTAAGGCCTTAGAAATTTTGGATCTAGATTACCTTTCGTCAGCAAACAATACTAAAAAAATTCCTATCTACTCTAATTTAATTATTACCAATTTACAAAATAAGCAATATAAGGAAGCCATTCGTTTAGCTAATGAAGCCCTACAAGTCTTGCGAAAAGAATCTATAGAAGAATCCTCACTAAATACATTACATGAAAAAATAGCATTTAATTTAATTAAAGCTTGCTGTCTTCAGGCACAAGATTTATTACCAATAAGTCAAGTGGAAGCTAAAAATTTCTATTTAGAAGCAAAAATGGTGCTAGAAAGAGAATATCAATTTTTATCATCAACTGTTTTAAAGTCAGCTGATGAATTAATTAATTCATTAGAAAAACAATTGTTAATTCAAGGATCAGCAACACCTAGTACTAGTAATGGTATTTTAATGAACTTCAGTATGTTTAATACCGATTCTCAAGATACTGAAAAAAAGGAATATCAATTAGGCTATCAGGTCGGTTAA
- a CDS encoding YaiI/YqxD family protein, whose product MSIWIDGDACPKVIKQIIFRAAIKRNVLVTIVANHFAQIPPSPFIKRAIVSAGFDKADNYIITHLQSKELVITSDIILADQVIEKQAYALNPRGTLYSVNNIKQILSMRNLNESLRDNGLISGGADKLSPKEIQNFSNHLDRFIASMSK is encoded by the coding sequence ATGAGCATTTGGATTGACGGCGATGCTTGCCCCAAAGTAATTAAACAAATTATATTTCGAGCAGCCATAAAACGTAATGTCCTTGTTACGATTGTTGCTAATCATTTTGCTCAAATTCCACCATCGCCATTCATTAAACGAGCTATCGTTTCAGCAGGCTTTGATAAAGCGGATAATTATATTATTACACACCTACAGAGCAAAGAACTGGTCATTACCTCGGATATTATTTTGGCCGATCAAGTAATTGAAAAGCAAGCCTATGCACTTAATCCGCGTGGTACGCTGTACTCAGTTAATAATATAAAACAAATTTTAAGCATGCGAAATTTAAATGAATCATTGCGTGACAATGGTTTAATATCTGGAGGAGCAGATAAATTAAGCCCCAAAGAAATCCAAAACTTCTCTAATCATTTAGACCGCTTTATCGCTAGCATGTCTAAATGA
- a CDS encoding tetratricopeptide repeat protein, whose protein sequence is MLSSDLSYVQFSSNITYQEAHTINQICGEILVENYSNYATLTTIFDSIAFKQHLSTESALKSFTQNLYAHCMPLANANDSHALVLQALFYSFGIGCKRSYQNAIVCLNKSIALNNTYAMHTRAYIYKEGLAGKANYPEAIRLYELAIKGGNTDAMNNRACMHEAGQGGPVNYPEAIRLYKLAIKGGNTNAIVNLAYMYETGQGVPRNYSEAIDLYELAIKQGNATAMHNRAYMHHHGRGGKINKAQAIYLYECALRKGQMAAKECLNSIKIDKDLAKQLVDILWDDLIHGGSFTQSTIFALGQYCKKEIVNRIKNSPQGTSILFLKNLLKEESTHPLALILKVKPKEKSLTKKAAKQLVSIFHTPTSPLQSLEKQADDLRKTGVTFFALCRHKNSSLHGLAPDLQKMILSMAQPGAKDDITYQSRISVN, encoded by the coding sequence ATGCTATCTTCAGATCTTTCTTATGTTCAATTTTCAAGTAACATAACCTACCAGGAAGCCCATACGATTAATCAAATATGTGGTGAAATTTTAGTAGAAAACTATAGCAATTATGCTACGCTCACGACTATATTTGATTCAATTGCTTTTAAGCAGCACCTATCAACCGAATCAGCCCTGAAGAGCTTTACTCAAAACCTCTATGCCCATTGTATGCCATTAGCTAATGCGAATGACTCACATGCGCTAGTTTTACAAGCCCTTTTTTATTCCTTTGGGATAGGCTGTAAGAGAAGTTATCAGAATGCCATTGTTTGTTTAAATAAATCCATTGCATTAAATAATACGTATGCTATGCATACTCGCGCTTATATATACAAAGAAGGGCTAGCTGGAAAAGCTAATTACCCTGAAGCTATTCGACTTTATGAACTAGCTATTAAAGGCGGTAATACTGATGCCATGAATAATCGTGCTTGTATGCATGAAGCCGGTCAGGGTGGCCCTGTCAATTACCCTGAAGCTATTCGACTTTATAAACTAGCTATTAAAGGCGGTAATACTAATGCCATAGTTAATCTTGCTTATATGTATGAAACTGGGCAAGGTGTACCTCGCAATTATTCTGAGGCTATTGACCTTTATGAACTAGCTATTAAACAGGGTAATGCAACTGCGATGCACAATCGAGCCTATATGCATCATCATGGTCGAGGTGGGAAGATAAATAAAGCTCAAGCGATTTACCTTTATGAATGTGCTTTACGCAAAGGTCAGATGGCCGCAAAAGAGTGCCTTAACTCTATTAAAATTGATAAGGATTTAGCAAAGCAATTGGTAGATATCCTTTGGGATGATTTAATTCATGGTGGATCTTTTACACAGTCTACTATCTTTGCCTTAGGCCAGTATTGTAAAAAAGAGATTGTTAATCGGATTAAAAACTCGCCTCAAGGTACAAGTATTCTTTTCTTAAAAAATTTATTAAAAGAAGAGTCCACTCATCCATTAGCATTAATTCTTAAAGTAAAACCTAAAGAAAAATCATTAACAAAAAAAGCAGCCAAACAACTTGTATCAATTTTTCATACGCCTACTTCACCTTTACAATCACTTGAAAAACAGGCCGATGACCTACGTAAAACAGGCGTGACTTTTTTTGCCTTATGCAGGCATAAAAATTCATCATTACATGGCTTGGCGCCAGACCTACAAAAAATGATACTATCTATGGCACAGCCGGGAGCCAAAGATGATATAACTTATCAATCTAGAATAAGTGTCAATTAA
- a CDS encoding type 1 glutamine amidotransferase domain-containing protein, which produces MEHRIAIVVTNTPEYEKVGYRTGLWLGELVHFWNVLHKAGIKMDIASPLGGFVPLDPESLMLTQAGLTLGLKGTVHRYYKNRDFMNLLGHSLKISDLSPANYSALYLTGGHGVCFDFPKSKHLADLISQLYTANKIIAAVCHGPAGLLEAKLSNGQYLVAGKKVTSFSWQEEKWAKREQAVPFNLEEELIKRGAQYSKAPIPFKKHIVEDGLLITGQNPASAKAVGEAVLKKLT; this is translated from the coding sequence ATGGAGCACCGAATTGCCATTGTAGTAACAAATACACCTGAATATGAGAAAGTAGGTTATAGAACAGGATTATGGCTAGGCGAGTTAGTTCATTTTTGGAATGTATTACATAAAGCTGGCATAAAAATGGATATTGCGAGCCCTTTAGGCGGCTTTGTACCGTTAGATCCTGAAAGTTTAATGTTAACGCAAGCAGGCCTTACTTTAGGTCTTAAGGGAACGGTTCATCGCTATTATAAAAATCGTGATTTTATGAATTTGTTAGGTCATTCTTTAAAAATTAGTGATCTTAGTCCAGCAAATTATAGTGCGCTTTATTTAACGGGTGGTCATGGAGTATGCTTTGATTTTCCTAAAAGTAAGCATCTTGCAGATTTAATCAGTCAACTTTATACGGCCAACAAAATAATAGCCGCTGTTTGTCATGGTCCAGCTGGATTATTGGAAGCTAAATTAAGCAATGGCCAATATCTTGTTGCAGGGAAAAAGGTAACTAGCTTTTCTTGGCAAGAAGAAAAATGGGCAAAACGCGAGCAAGCCGTACCATTTAATTTAGAAGAAGAATTAATTAAACGGGGCGCGCAATATAGTAAAGCTCCGATTCCTTTTAAAAAGCATATAGTAGAAGATGGCCTGCTTATTACTGGCCAAAATCCAGCGAGTGCGAAAGCAGTAGGAGAGGCAGTATTAAAAAAATTAACTTAA
- a CDS encoding DNA gyrase inhibitor YacG yields the protein MNTAKKIACPTCGKYQAWSTANTFRPFCSERCKLIDLGEWANETRRIAGHSMAPDLSLPIDNEPSDSN from the coding sequence ATGAATACCGCTAAAAAAATTGCATGCCCCACGTGTGGGAAATACCAAGCTTGGAGTACGGCAAATACTTTTAGACCGTTTTGCTCAGAACGTTGCAAACTCATTGATTTAGGTGAATGGGCTAATGAAACTCGCAGAATTGCCGGTCATTCGATGGCACCTGATCTTTCTTTACCTATTGATAATGAACCAAGTGATTCTAACTAG